In Deltaproteobacteria bacterium, the DNA window CGGTAGGACAAAATTTCTCGCAGGCCCGGCACTTTCCCTTGGTGAGGTAGATGCAGCTTTCGGGGTCAATAGCATACTTGAGGGGTACGGCCTGGGCGTACTCCACGTAGATCGCCTTGCGTTTGATCAACCCCTCGTTGAACAGGTCATCTACTTTCTTCGGACACTTCTCGGCACAGGTCCCGCAGGCGATACACTTCTCCATGTCCACGTACCGGGGGTGCCGGAGGACATCCACCCTGAAATTCCCGGGTTCGCCCTTGATGTCCGCAACCTCTGCCAGGGTCAGTAACTCGATGTTCAGATGCCGGCCGACCTCGACCAGTTTAGGCGAGATAATTCACATGGCACAGTCATTGGTGGGAAATGTCTTGTCCAGTTGGGCCATGGCCCCACCAATGGAAGCGCTCCTTTCCAGAAGGTAGACATAGTATCCGGAATTGGCTGCATCAAGAGCACACTGCATCCCGGCGATCCCGCCGCCCACGATCAGCACCGATCCTCTGACCTCGTCAGGCATGTTTTGTTTCTCCTCAGGAATCAAGTAGTGTCCATCAATAAACGGCCATTTCCCCAGTCTCTTGTGAGCCTGGAAGAAATGCCTGATTTATGGATGGACACCAATTAGGGAATTTCCAAAAAAATCGACCGGATTGTAACTATATTGTAGCCACATTTCAACCAAAAAAGCGGAGGCATATTAACAAACCTTTTTCGGGTTGACAAAACCTGACTATTGTTTAATTTATGACCAATAGTCATTTATTGACTGAAAGTCAGAAGAAAAGAGCCGCCATGGGAATCAGGGAACGAAAGGAAAGGGAAAAGAAAGCGAGACGCCGGGCCATCCTGGAGGCCGCCAAGGCGGTCTTCTTCGAGCGGGGTTTCATGGGGAGCACCATGGACCAGATCGCGAAGAAGGCCGAGATCAGCAAAGGCACCCTGTACCTCTATTTCCCGGGCAAAGAAGAGCTTTACGTTTCCATCCTCCTGGAGGGGCTGGAGCTGCTGCATGCCCGGTTCAAGGAGGCCGTCAAGGGGGCAGTAACCTGGGAAGACCAACTCCGGAGGATCGGCCGGGCCTATTACCGCTTCTACCTGGAACACAGGCCCTATTTCAAGATCCTCTTCCTCCTTCATCACGGAGAACTGGCCTCATCCGTGTCCCAGGATCTCTTCCTCCAGTGTGACCGGCAGGGCATGGCCTGTCTCGAATACGTCGCAGAGGCCATTCGGGAAGGCATCAGTAAAGGGGCCCTCGTGGATCAGGATCCCATGGATCTGGCCCTCCTTACCTGGGGCTCCTTCAATGGGATCGTTCTGCTCCTGGAAGAGGAAGAACACAGGAAATTTTTTCAAAGTCCCCCGGACCAGGTGATTCAAGCCGGCATGGAATTGATCCTGAGGGGGTTGAGGAAGGGAACCTAGGGGATGCAATTTAATCGTTCCTTGAGCCTTGCCTTGCTCCTTTGCCTTGCAGCCTGCAACCAGGGTGGGGAAAAAGTCGGGCCCGAACAAGAAAACCGAAGGGTTGCAGCGAAGATCATGGAGGTGCGGCCGAGCACGCGGAACCGACTCATCCACCTGGTCGGCATCCTTGAGGCCAACCGGGAGGCGAAGGTGGGGTTCAAGATCGGCGGAAAAATCAAGGCCCTCCTTTTCGATGAAGGAGCGCGGGTCGAACGGGGGGCACCGATGGGCCGGCTCGAGAGGGCTGAACTCCTTGCCAGGCGCAGAAAGGCCCTGGAGCAGCGGAACAAGGCCAAAAGGAACCTCGACCGGATGGAACGCCTTTATCGGCAGAAAAGCGTCCCAAAGGCAGCCCTTCAGGATGCCCGCTCCGCGCTCATCG includes these proteins:
- a CDS encoding TetR/AcrR family transcriptional regulator, whose translation is MGIRERKEREKKARRRAILEAAKAVFFERGFMGSTMDQIAKKAEISKGTLYLYFPGKEELYVSILLEGLELLHARFKEAVKGAVTWEDQLRRIGRAYYRFYLEHRPYFKILFLLHHGELASSVSQDLFLQCDRQGMACLEYVAEAIREGISKGALVDQDPMDLALLTWGSFNGIVLLLEEEEHRKFFQSPPDQVIQAGMELILRGLRKGT